From the genome of Halictus rubicundus isolate RS-2024b chromosome 2, iyHalRubi1_principal, whole genome shotgun sequence, one region includes:
- the LOC143365234 gene encoding oligosaccharyltransferase complex subunit ostc-A, whose product MEYIYRLPFTVLEVPNLKLKRPSWFVKPSAMVVFSFILLSYFLVTGGIIYDVIVEPPSVGSTTDEHGHTRPVAFMPYRVNGQYIMEGLASSFLFTLGGIGFIVLDQTHNPSTPKLNRILLICVGFISVIVSFATCWIFMRMKLPGYLQS is encoded by the exons ATGGAATACATATACCGGTTACCGTTCACAGTCTTGGAAGTACCCAATTTAAAGTTAAAAAGACCGTCATGGTTTGTGAAACCGAGTGCTATGGTTGTCTTTTCATTCATACTTTTATCGTATTTCCTAGTAACAGGAG GTATTATATACGATGTAATTGTAGAACCACCAAGTGTAGGATCAACAACCGATGAGCATGGACATACACGACCT GTAGCATTTATGCCATATCGTGTAAATGGCCAATATATCATGGAAGGATTAGCCTCTAGTTTCTTGTTTACGTTAGGAGGAATTGGCTTTATAGTACTTGATCAAACACATAATCCATCAACTCCGAAACTAAACAGGATTTTATTAATATGTGTTGGATTTATCAGTGTTATTGTGTCATTTGCTACCTGCTGGATTTTTATGAGGATGAAGCTACC GGGATACCTGCAGTCATAA
- the LOC143362587 gene encoding uncharacterized protein LOC143362587 — protein sequence MIPSSAKQYFVYPNFLIILILQNVVVCQELNAQVSLTTKGEGFHRFLMYEINLNDLIDDCYIALYLRLPPALYTSMDELNDVKRLESSTICAAGETNVELFMEKADFQHVTICSPLTTKKFNFNFPIHQRYQYASDSNKYVNVTLPEPNLLLGCKKRIKEYRISTIDLCSPCVEVANKWREIPYVMDSENVTWTVPVGNSSVLTTVTYITLLSTFLCSLFLMQTICRSAFVRHKKEE from the exons ATGATACCAAGTTCTGCTAAACAATACTTCGTGTATCCtaatttcttaattattttaattcttcAAAATGTAGTGGTTTGTCAGGAATTAAATGCACAAGTTTCATTAACGACAAAGGGAGAAGGATTTCATAG GTTTTTAATGTATGAAATAAATCTTAATGATTTAATCGATGACTGTTATATTGCGCTTTATTTACGATTACCACCTGCCTTATATACTAGTATGGATGAACTTAATGATGTAAAACGATTAGAAAGT AGTACTATATGTGCTGCAGGAGAAACTAATGTTGAATTATTTATGGAGAAAGCAGACTTTCAACATGTAACTATTTGTTCACCTTTGACCAccaagaaatttaatttcaactTCCCTATTCACCAGCGTTATCAGTATGCTAGTGACTCTAATAAATATGTGAATGTTACTTTGCCAGAACCCAATTTACTTTTGGGTTGTAAGAAAAGAATTAAAGAATACAGGATTTCTACAATTGACTTGTGTTCTCCCTGTGTAGAAGTTGCAAATAAATGGAGAGAGATTCCTTATGTTATG GACAGTGAAAATGTTACATGGACAGTACCAGTTGGTAACTCATCTGTATTAACTACAGTAACTTACATTACACTGCTATCAACATTTTTGTGTTCGTTGTTCctaatgcaaacaatttgtagATCTGCATTTGTTAGACATAAGAAGGAAGAATAA
- the Med9 gene encoding mediator complex subunit 9 produces the protein MESAELSEEVPLRGQFTVDDLEIEILPLIYEIIRSVEKDPHDTTQKAKESQDTSHKILELQKKLDSARAQIKRLPGIEYSKEEQLQKLETLRKQLRLKRELLLKYRNMCTFEVPKI, from the exons ATGGAGTCAGCGGAATTATCGGAAGAGGTCCCTTTACGCGGGCAGTTTACAGTTGATGATTTAGAAATTGAAATATTACCACTTATATATGAAATAATTCGTAG TGTTGAGAAAGATCCGCATGATACTACACAAAAGGCCAAAGAATCCCAGGATACAAGTCATAAGATATTAGAGCTACAGAAAAAATTAGATTCTGCAAGGGCACAG ATTAAAAGATTGCCAGGAATAGAATATAGCAAAGAGGAACAATTGCAAAAATTAGAAACTCTACGCAAACAGCTTCGACTTAAACGAGAACTTTTATTAAAGTATCGTAATATGTGCACATTTGAAGTTCCAAAAATATAA